Genomic window (Candidatus Fermentibacter sp.):
CTCGCCCTCGGCTCCGTGGTCGGACTCTTCGCTGGGGACTCGATCGCCGGCGCCTACCTGTCGCTCTCGGGCCTGCAGTGAACCCCGGAGCCTTCGACGACATGACCGCCGGACGGACTCCGCCCTTCGAGCCGGCCCCGGAGGAGCGCACGGGCAGGAAACGCAACTCCTGCAAGGTCATCGTGCTGGATTCGGGCAGGATTCTCTTCACGCTGAACCGCGACCGGGAGGGCGGGTTCCTGATGCTCCCGGGCGGCGGGCAGAGGTTCGGCGAAACCCTCGTGGAGGCTGCCCGGCGCGAGACGATGGAGGAGACCGGGCTGTCGGTCGAGGTCCGCGGCCTGCTCCTGGTGCGAGAGTACATAGGGGCCAACCACGAGTTCGCATCCGAGGACGGCGATGCCCACCAGACCGAATTCCTCTTCGAGGCCGTGCTCGTCCCCGGCGATCCGGGCGGCGCAGCCGCCTCGCCGTCCATCATGGACACCTGGCAGACCGGGATCGCGTGGATACGCCCGGAGGACCTCGCAGGCTTCCGGATCTACCCCTCGGTGCTGGCCTCGATCCTGCCCGCGGTCGCCGCCGGCACCTACGGGGGGCCCGTCTACCTGG
Coding sequences:
- a CDS encoding NUDIX domain-containing protein, with amino-acid sequence MNPGAFDDMTAGRTPPFEPAPEERTGRKRNSCKVIVLDSGRILFTLNRDREGGFLMLPGGGQRFGETLVEAARRETMEETGLSVEVRGLLLVREYIGANHEFASEDGDAHQTEFLFEAVLVPGDPGGAAASPSIMDTWQTGIAWIRPEDLAGFRIYPSVLASILPAVAAGTYGGPVYLGDVN